Within the Erigeron canadensis isolate Cc75 chromosome 6, C_canadensis_v1, whole genome shotgun sequence genome, the region TTAGCAAATATAAAAGGGCTCCTCCTACCAATGTTCATGGCGGGTGGAAGTGCAAACTGTAGCAGAAGAACGAAAAGATAAAGAGGATCTGCGTGTACTAAGCCAATGTAAACCGCTCCTTTGACTATCAAAATGCCGAGAAATGGCAAGAAAACTAACTTAACTACTACGATTCCAAGGACAAGGGGTAACGAGACACCAGATCCTTCAAGACCTACAAAATGCGCATATATAtcgataaataaataaaataaaagaatgttGATTTATGATCTAAGTTTAGTTTGATTACCTCTTAAGAGGTTACCACCTACAATCAGTGTCATAGTAGGGATCGCTGCGTCCCTATTACAACATAAAGAATTATGAGCTCATCATGAGCCACATGCCCACAGTTATTCAATTCATTAGGACCTGCTAAATAttgaaaaatgtaaaaaagaTATGAAGTGAACAGGCTATAATACCCTATTAAGGATGCCGAATCTTGGATCACACGAAGAGGAGCGGTGGTGCCTACTAGTAGGCTTCGAACTGGCGAGATTGTTCCAATGAGAAAGCCcataatctttatcataaacCTCAAAACGGTAAGTGTAAACACACATTTCTGAtgttggttaataaaaatagatttatttgtgtatggagttttttttttttgaacggcaaactATTCTATTACTACTTTTAAATATaggaagtgagactcgaaccctgGTGAAAATGCCCAATGTATGGAGTTTTTAGTAGTGATAAAAATGGGAAGCcgctgctatatatatatatataccatgcTTAAATAGGAGCATAAATAACTGACTGGAGCTAAAGTATATAGTAATAAGTACAGTAATAACTAGAGTTAAAATGTGTAATAACTTCATAAATATATAGAGTaatgaaaatgatttatcctcgAAACTCATCATCCTAAAAGTTATCCTAATACTGTATATTAAGGGTAAAATACATGTACCGCTGCTGTGGTTGATGGTGCAAACACTGCCTTCAAGTTAACGTGTCTTGATAAGTTCTCCAATTGTTGCTTCATTGTATGTAACATCACCTGATGCACATTACATTTTGCTTTTACGGTCTAATTATTTTCTAAGTGTATTATTTGgattcaaaaaccaaaaaacaccTTCAGTTTTCCCTTCATCGTAACAGTAGATGAAGATGGAGTAAGCAAACTATCTGTGAAACCACTTGGGATTGACTGCGCTCCATCGTGACCAGAATCTTGTGATTGACTTGAGAAAACACGTACTAAGTTGTAAACATAAGTCCACACAAATACCGCTCCAATCTAATATGATGATGTTTATCATTAGGACAAATTGATATATATGGCAGCTCATGAGATTCAATTTGAAACAAATTTGGAAACTTTAGAAAAATGTTAAGTGAAACTACGTACTGCTAATGATACCGAAGCATAAGCCATGCCATTCTGTTGACAAGCATCAGGATCACCAAAGGGACTGCCTTTTTCTTTGCATACACTTGGTATTATAATCAATGGCAAGTTTCCTAAGTTTCCtgtcattttatatttatacaggCCCAAATTCTGTTATCTAGGGGCATACATGTTCTTTTTGTGCATCATGCAGTTACTTAGAACATGTAACTTACCTGCAGAACAGGCACCTATTATTAGGCCTTTTAGATGTTGAGGAGGTTTAACGACGATCAAAAGCATCCATCCAAGTACCGACCCAAGTATGTATGTTAGAAGAATATTGACAGGCATAAACCACCTATCATTTATAGCAGTTAATCTTCAAAcaaaaacatcatctaaaaCTAGCTAGTTGAAGAGAAACCTTACATTGAAATGATACTTTCGAGAGTGACGGTTTTAGCAAGATTACTGCCTACGAGTGCTGGACTAAACACAAAGAATACAATCTGTATCACATAGCAAGAAGTTTTGTAAGTCCATAATTAACCATAAAAGATAATCTTTAATCGAAAATTAGATCGATATAATCTTGAACAAATACCAACTTAAGTTGCCTAACTAGTGTATATTATCATTGTTAAAGTTCATTTCTTgattattaactaaataaaGGCTAAACAAACTTACATTATTGACTAGCTTTCTTGTAATTGGTCCCAAGATATCAATAGAATCCAAGGCAAGAAATGAGCCAAGCCCGGTTACTATGAGTACTTTGAGCACGGGCATAGAAGCAACAGAAAACAGATCCACTAACCCCATCTCAATCTCTCAAACTAACCTCTGATTTGTGACGaacaaagaacaaaaaaaaaaaaaagtgaagcCAAAATAAGTGgtgtatatataactatatttaagCAAAAGTACATGCATAAGCAAACAAATTCTAGAatctaattaaaacttttaatgtcAACTAAAGTTAACCATTATTTAGGCATTCATTTGACTATATATGtctaattaaaacttttaatgtcAACTAAGTACTATCTAAGACTAAACTATAAAGTCATGTAAACACCCCCTTTTTAGATATTCAAACTAATTCTAGAATCTAACTGGTCTTATTATATTCACTTAGGTCTCTCTTTATAGGAACTCACTTCTAACCTGCGTCTAGTACTATtcatcagtttttctctcttctACACACACTAAGAACACCCCCTCTTTATAACCCCCACCATtaacccacttctaacactattcaccTATTATTTTAACACTAAATATAACATTATAACACTAAATTGGGCCCCTCACCCCCTTCAAACCTTGCGTCTAAAATCGGAAGAAAGGCACGGACACAGCTGCGTCTCGCTGCTTGCGCAACTGCTGCTACTAACATCTTCATGCCGGGGTGCGTCGAACGCGAGGGAGACGCGAGGCAGACGGCCTATAAGCACATGCCTTACAATATCTAAAGCATTTGAACAATAGAactatcaaatattatatgtaCCTCAAAATGTTGAACTTCGAGTCTCTTTGTctctttaaatatattaaaattaagacaAACTTTTGCATTATTTGCTTACTTGcttataaaagtaactttaaaaagtctttttctttcccaTCAAAGATGGGCTTCCTTCTACCCAAAAGTTCAACCTGAAAAAATCACATATAGTAGTTTTTAACCGATTTAACTACAGTATTATTTTACaagaaagttttgttttttatcgTTAAAGTCAAATATGAGATAAAAGACAAAGAATCTAGAATATTATTTGCACAAAAAGATGAGCTGATGAGGAATCTAACACGTCGATTGATGCCAACTTTTTGGCCTATGGTCCGGAATATATCTTCTCTCGACTATTTATCCATCTTTTGGTATGGGCTTACTGGGTTTCACATTGGGCTCTAGTATAGAAACCAGTACCAGCccaattaaataatttttagtaaTGCAATCAAAGTTTAATGGGAAAAGAAtctgtgtatgtaacttgtctttAGATACTATTGTAGGAAAATAACTTTGTtatggttcattgtatgtaagtttgTCTCAAAACTGAACGAATTGTGTAAGAAATCGGTCGGATACTAACGTAGCACCATTAAACATCTGATACGTTGCCCAATGAGACAACATTTAGCAGATTATTTACACGATTCATTCAGTTTagcaggttacttacatacaatgaaccaaaacaaagtttctttcCTATAATAGTAGCTGAatacaagttacatacacacacagattTTTTTCCCAAGTTTAATTTAGCCAACGCATATAAGATAATAGGAAGTGATATTCGCATCATTTATTTTGATACTTTTACCATAATCATGcattattgatttttattactatatatatttgacatatattGTACAGTCTGCTAAGATAATACTAGCATAGTTATATGTCATGGGGttggttattataaaataaacattaaagtaaaataaataagataaggTATTGACACTTTAATCACCATAAAaatgatgcacgaagattcatggAGCACAAGTACATATACTGATGCTCTATGATTTGATTTTCAAAGaataaaaaacaattgttttatttattttactttaatactttttatttgacttaaaacctatatatatatatagagagactttccttattttgagaattttttttataagaaccatgagaactcttaaataatatatttgttcacatgttttttttgttcattcaaatgtaaaatgatataaaaaagtatgttgtagaaagaactttttttaaaaaccttcaaaatagccttatgtgaacttgtgaatgaatatacTCACGTAAGGCTTTTTAAACATTCAAAACCTTcaaaaaaccttatatatacccatttgttaacaaatgggtatatataaggttttgaaaaatacatattgtacaataaaacttcaaaaaactttatatatacccatttgttaacaaatgggtatatataaggttttgaaaaaagcTTTAttgtacaacatatatttttataacgtttcacatgtgaatgaacaaaaaaaaacatgtaatccaatatataatttaagagttctcaagatTCTTACAAAaaatgagttctcaaaataaggctcccctatatatatatatatatagaaaatttaaattagggactccttctacctccttctccgaccaccaccatgatcatctggcgacggcgaccatctccggcgagacttacacatgtgtaagtaacttacacatattttaagtacaattttatttaggtagatcacctatcaccggtcaccccctatgacctatcaccctctatgacctatcacactatgacctatcactttcaatgacctatcacccccaccaattttggtttatgaatatccttaagggcgaagcccgctctgagtcataatttttattcaacttacacatgtataagttgtacttacacatatgtaagtctTGCCagagatgtcgccggagatgatcagtggtgattagatctgatgaaaatggacggtatagatcgagtccctaaaataaggagtccctaatctaactcaccatatatatatatatatataattattaaaatagtaaGAAGAAACCGAACGATTTTAGAGCATCTTCAATTT harbors:
- the LOC122603971 gene encoding protein PIN-LIKES 3-like, producing MGLVDLFSVASMPVLKVLIVTGLGSFLALDSIDILGPITRKLVNNIVFFVFSPALVGSNLAKTVTLESIISMWFMPVNILLTYILGSVLGWMLLIVVKPPQHLKGLIIGACSAGNLGNLPLIIIPSVCKEKGSPFGDPDACQQNGMAYASVSLAIGAVFVWTYVYNLVRVFSSQSQDSGHDGAQSIPSGFTDSLLTPSSSTVTMKGKLKVMLHTMKQQLENLSRHVNLKAVFAPSTTAAIMGFLIGTISPVRSLLVGTTAPLRVIQDSASLIGDAAIPTMTLIVGGNLLRGLEGSGVSLPLVLGIVVVKLVFLPFLGILIVKGAVYIGLVHADPLYLFVLLLQFALPPAMNIGTITQLFGAGESECSVIMLWAYGLASISLTLWSMLFMWLVA